One window from the genome of Spirosoma rhododendri encodes:
- a CDS encoding AIR synthase related protein: MTDRYAQRGVSASKEDVHNAIARLDKGLFPKAFCKIVPDTLAGDPDFCTIMHADGAGTKSSLAYLYWRETGDMSVWRGIAQDAIVMNTDDLICVGATGPMLLSSTIGRNKNLIPGEVIAELINGTEEVLQMLRDHGMEIYSTGGETADVGDLVRTVIVDSTVIARMRRDQIISNDRIQAGDVVVGLASFGQATYESTYNGGMGSNGLTSARHDVLAHALADRYPESFDPAVDRSLVYSGSQSLTTPVDGTGLTVGQLILSPTRTYAPVAKVLLDQLRPHIHGMVHCSGGAQTKVLHFIDNLHVIKDNLFPIPPLFQLIQQESGTSWQEMYKVFNMGHRLEVYLAPEQAQAVIDIAQSFNIDAQIVGRVEAFAGKQVTIQAETGTFVY; encoded by the coding sequence ATGACTGATCGATACGCGCAGCGCGGTGTCTCCGCCAGCAAAGAAGACGTTCACAACGCCATTGCCCGGCTCGACAAGGGCCTTTTCCCCAAAGCATTCTGCAAAATCGTCCCCGACACCCTGGCTGGTGACCCGGATTTCTGCACGATTATGCACGCAGACGGGGCCGGTACCAAGTCGTCGCTGGCGTACCTGTACTGGCGCGAAACGGGCGATATGAGCGTGTGGCGGGGTATCGCGCAGGATGCTATCGTGATGAATACCGACGACCTGATCTGCGTGGGTGCCACGGGCCCAATGCTGCTGTCGTCGACGATTGGGCGCAACAAAAACCTGATTCCGGGTGAAGTCATTGCCGAACTGATTAACGGCACGGAAGAGGTATTGCAGATGCTGCGCGACCACGGGATGGAGATCTACAGCACGGGTGGAGAAACCGCCGACGTGGGCGATCTGGTCCGCACGGTCATTGTCGATAGCACGGTGATTGCCCGGATGCGTCGCGACCAGATTATCAGCAACGACCGGATTCAGGCGGGTGATGTAGTAGTTGGGTTAGCATCCTTCGGGCAGGCTACCTACGAGTCGACGTACAACGGCGGTATGGGCAGCAACGGGCTGACCTCGGCCCGGCACGATGTACTGGCCCACGCGCTGGCCGACCGTTATCCCGAAAGCTTCGACCCCGCCGTCGACCGGAGTTTGGTCTATAGTGGGTCGCAGTCGCTGACAACGCCGGTTGATGGTACGGGCCTGACGGTCGGGCAGCTGATTCTGTCGCCTACCCGTACCTACGCGCCGGTGGCGAAGGTGCTGCTCGATCAGCTGCGGCCACATATTCACGGCATGGTGCACTGCTCCGGTGGTGCGCAAACGAAGGTGCTGCACTTCATCGATAACCTGCACGTCATAAAAGACAACCTGTTTCCCATTCCGCCCCTTTTCCAGCTGATTCAGCAGGAAAGCGGCACAAGCTGGCAGGAGATGTACAAGGTATTCAACATGGGCCACCGACTCGAAGTCTACCTGGCCCCCGAACAGGCTCAGGCTGTAATCGACATTGCCCAGTCGTTTAATATTGACGCTCAGATCGTTGGTCGCGTAGAAGCGTTTGCTGGCAAGCAAGTCACGATTCAGGCCGAAACTGGTACGTTTGTGTACTAA
- a CDS encoding T9SS type A sorting domain-containing protein, producing MFVRYACISGLVLLSALPGNAQDLHFNTTAPAWVDGARSNRYAQIGNPAVDVNVSVASTGGSQTFTLGTPKGVSTGLQLAVNFATTGDTKVVTVTFAEGVQGLSFSLLGIDKGANSQDKVTISGSIGRRSSAPSLNPSAYVTVSGNTLTGTADDPGSAASGVAFGGYVDKVTITFGCGPNSPANPTAQGITIGHLSWSGPLPVELVSFTAKPQGRGIRLDWVTNGERNAGQYHVERSRDLTDFTPIASLPAGGTTDQRQTYGFPDEWPLEGTNYYRLRQVDVDGRSAYSKIAAATATDSEPILDVLGNPTDKSAIRVYTRNLPDSIFQLLTSTGQVYSLNTAIDGDGTLRLTTPASLLPGMYWLRADTAGHRISRVVVIR from the coding sequence ATGTTCGTTAGATATGCCTGTATATCAGGCCTTGTCCTGCTTAGTGCGCTACCCGGAAACGCACAGGATCTGCACTTTAATACGACGGCTCCGGCCTGGGTCGATGGTGCCCGCAGCAACAGGTACGCGCAAATCGGCAATCCGGCGGTTGATGTAAACGTCAGCGTGGCCAGTACGGGCGGTAGTCAGACGTTTACGCTGGGCACGCCCAAAGGTGTGAGTACGGGGCTACAACTGGCGGTCAATTTTGCCACAACCGGCGACACTAAAGTGGTCACTGTCACCTTTGCCGAAGGGGTACAAGGGTTATCGTTTTCGCTGCTCGGCATTGATAAAGGAGCCAATAGTCAGGATAAAGTAACCATCAGCGGGTCTATTGGCAGGCGCAGTTCGGCACCTTCGCTGAATCCGTCGGCTTACGTGACGGTGTCCGGCAACACCCTGACCGGCACCGCCGACGATCCGGGCAGTGCCGCATCGGGCGTGGCCTTTGGCGGATACGTCGATAAGGTGACGATCACGTTTGGTTGCGGACCGAATTCACCCGCTAATCCCACCGCGCAGGGTATCACGATTGGGCATCTTAGCTGGTCGGGGCCGCTGCCCGTTGAACTGGTATCGTTTACGGCCAAACCGCAGGGGCGAGGTATTCGGCTGGACTGGGTGACGAACGGAGAGCGAAATGCTGGTCAGTATCATGTTGAACGAAGCCGTGACCTGACCGACTTTACGCCCATAGCCTCACTACCCGCCGGGGGAACGACAGATCAGCGGCAGACATACGGATTCCCGGACGAGTGGCCACTGGAGGGTACGAATTACTACCGGCTCCGGCAGGTCGATGTTGATGGTCGGAGCGCGTATTCAAAAATTGCAGCCGCAACAGCCACCGACAGCGAACCGATACTCGACGTACTGGGCAACCCCACCGATAAGTCGGCCATTCGGGTGTACACGCGTAATTTGCCGGATAGCATCTTTCAATTGCTTACATCAACTGGTCAGGTCTATTCGCTCAATACGGCAATTGATGGCGACGGTACGCTGCGACTGACGACCCCGGCTTCCCTACTCCCCGGTATGTACTGGCTCCGCGCTGATACCGCTGGTCATCGAATAAGCCGGGTGGTTGTTATCCGGTAG
- a CDS encoding thioredoxin family protein, translating to MTGRIHHFFLLTLLLFAGRIHAQSGYSLGDAITNFTVKGTDGRPVSLTDYGSQKGVILIFTSNHCPFSRTYEDRIQALNQRFAPLGYPVLAIMANDPAAYEEDSFANMQRRATEQNYSYSYTMDESQQVARRFGATRTPQAFVLKRAADQFVLEYMGAIDDNPQDPSGVQRQYVSDAVTSLLARRPVATPITKAVGCAIKLRS from the coding sequence ATGACCGGGCGAATCCACCACTTCTTTCTGTTGACTTTACTGCTGTTTGCCGGGCGGATTCACGCCCAGTCAGGCTATTCGCTCGGTGATGCCATCACGAATTTTACCGTAAAAGGTACCGACGGTCGTCCGGTGTCGTTGACTGACTATGGGTCGCAGAAAGGTGTGATCCTCATTTTTACCAGTAATCACTGCCCTTTTTCGCGCACGTATGAAGACCGTATTCAGGCGCTGAACCAACGATTTGCCCCGCTTGGGTATCCCGTACTGGCCATTATGGCCAACGACCCGGCTGCGTATGAAGAGGACTCGTTTGCCAACATGCAACGCAGAGCAACCGAGCAAAACTATTCGTACAGCTACACGATGGATGAATCACAGCAGGTAGCTCGTCGGTTTGGCGCAACCCGTACCCCGCAGGCGTTTGTTCTCAAGCGGGCAGCCGACCAGTTTGTGCTGGAATATATGGGGGCCATCGATGATAACCCACAGGACCCATCTGGTGTGCAGCGGCAGTACGTGTCCGACGCCGTTACGAGTTTACTGGCCCGGCGCCCCGTTGCCACGCCAATAACTAAAGCGGTGGGATGTGCCATCAAACTACGATCCTGA
- a CDS encoding sll1863 family stress response protein: MKKTQLVFKQIKNAAGIVMVVAALALTQSCKSDNKNESRTEDAVENTGDAIKADTKDATAEAKADMEATGDKMDAKADEVGDDFKRERDEAVAGMKVQRDKLDTKIDELKAKMDKQSDKAKAESKEQMAKLEEERKELGEDMDKAQNATAAAWKDVKTGFKRAGKNIGDAFDKAGDKLDRN, from the coding sequence ATGAAGAAGACCCAACTCGTATTCAAACAGATCAAAAATGCCGCTGGTATTGTTATGGTCGTTGCTGCTCTGGCACTGACCCAGTCGTGCAAATCTGACAACAAGAACGAGTCGCGCACGGAAGACGCGGTAGAGAATACGGGCGACGCAATTAAGGCTGATACAAAAGATGCGACTGCCGAAGCCAAAGCTGACATGGAAGCTACTGGCGACAAGATGGACGCTAAAGCTGACGAAGTAGGCGACGATTTCAAGCGTGAGCGTGATGAGGCTGTGGCCGGTATGAAGGTACAGCGTGATAAGCTCGACACGAAAATCGATGAGCTAAAGGCTAAAATGGACAAGCAGAGCGACAAAGCGAAGGCAGAGTCGAAGGAGCAGATGGCCAAATTGGAAGAAGAGCGTAAGGAACTGGGTGAAGATATGGACAAAGCGCAGAATGCTACGGCAGCCGCCTGGAAAGACGTGAAAACGGGTTTCAAACGCGCTGGTAAAAACATTGGCGACGCTTTCGATAAAGCCGGGGATAAACTCGACAGAAACTAG